A genomic stretch from Dyella sp. M7H15-1 includes:
- a CDS encoding recombinase family protein, with product MRIGYARVSTQDQDTTAQITALTSAGCELIFREKASGGRWERPELHRLLGQLRKGDVVVVWKLDRLSRSLKDVLTLMDKIQQASAGFQSLTEAIDTTSPAGRMMMQMVGAFAEFERAMLRERTKHGLEAARKDGRVGGRRPKLKAPQEQEIVNLVRTGQKTAADAARLFNVHPATVSRLLARNRSARA from the coding sequence ATGCGTATCGGTTACGCCCGCGTCTCGACCCAGGATCAAGACACAACGGCTCAGATCACAGCGCTTACCTCAGCTGGATGTGAACTCATCTTCCGGGAAAAGGCATCCGGCGGTCGCTGGGAGCGGCCCGAGCTGCATCGACTGCTGGGTCAACTGCGCAAAGGTGATGTGGTCGTGGTCTGGAAGCTGGATCGTCTATCGCGTTCCTTGAAAGACGTCTTGACGCTGATGGACAAAATCCAGCAGGCCAGTGCTGGCTTCCAGAGTTTGACCGAAGCGATCGACACCACGTCACCAGCGGGACGCATGATGATGCAGATGGTCGGTGCGTTCGCTGAATTTGAGCGAGCCATGTTGCGCGAACGCACGAAACATGGTCTGGAAGCGGCACGAAAGGATGGCCGCGTGGGTGGGCGACGCCCTAAACTCAAGGCACCTCAGGAACAGGAAATTGTGAACTTGGTGCGCACCGGCCAGAAAACAGCAGCGGATGCCGCTCGGCTGTTCAATGTGCACCCCGCAACCGTGTCGCGATTGCTGGCCCGAAATCGCTCGGCGCGAGCTTAA
- the istB gene encoding IS21-like element helper ATPase IstB translates to MLIHPTLEHLRALKLDGMAQALEEQRLLPACHDLPFEDRLGMLVDRERHWRDGRRQERLLRVAKLKHAQACLEDVQYSADRGIDKRLIATLSGGDWIRQGQSVLLTGPTGVGKTWLACALGQHACRQGFPVLYQRVPRLAEMLRIAHADGSFGRVLAQLARIDVLILDDWGMTPLDQAARHDLLEVIDDRGNGKSTLITSQLPIEHWHAWLNDPTLADAILDRLVHRSHRIVLKGESMRRKSSAKPAADTSS, encoded by the coding sequence TTGTTGATCCATCCCACCCTTGAACACTTGCGTGCCCTCAAGCTCGACGGCATGGCACAGGCGCTGGAAGAACAGCGCCTGTTGCCGGCCTGTCACGATCTGCCGTTCGAAGATCGGCTCGGCATGCTGGTCGATCGCGAACGCCATTGGCGTGACGGTCGACGGCAGGAACGATTACTTCGTGTGGCCAAGCTCAAACACGCCCAGGCCTGCCTGGAAGATGTGCAGTACAGCGCCGACCGCGGTATCGACAAACGCCTGATCGCCACCTTGTCCGGCGGCGACTGGATCCGGCAGGGGCAAAGTGTGTTGCTGACCGGTCCGACCGGGGTTGGTAAAACGTGGCTGGCGTGTGCGCTTGGACAACATGCCTGCCGCCAAGGCTTCCCGGTGCTGTATCAGCGTGTGCCACGCCTCGCCGAGATGCTACGCATCGCCCACGCCGACGGCAGCTTCGGTCGCGTGCTTGCTCAGTTGGCGCGCATCGACGTGCTAATCCTTGACGATTGGGGCATGACACCGCTCGATCAGGCGGCGCGCCATGATCTGCTGGAGGTCATCGACGATCGCGGCAACGGCAAATCGACCCTCATCACCAGCCAGCTACCGATCGAACACTGGCACGCCTGGCTCAACGATCCCACCCTCGCCGATGCCATCCTCGACCGTCTCGTACACCGCTCTCATCGCATCGTGCTGAAGGGCGAATCGATGCGCCGAAAGTCCTCCGCCAAGCCAGCCGCCGATACCTCATCGTGA
- a CDS encoding type II toxin-antitoxin system RelE/ParE family toxin gives MLPVQWRASALDELDGVVAYIAQYNPAAADELHERIESSVLPLSEHPYLFRSGRVPGTREIVAHPNYIVVYRVLADCVEIVNVVHASREYP, from the coding sequence ATGCTGCCGGTTCAGTGGCGCGCGTCGGCGCTGGATGAACTTGATGGTGTGGTCGCCTACATTGCGCAGTACAACCCTGCTGCTGCCGACGAACTCCATGAGCGGATCGAATCCTCGGTACTGCCGTTATCCGAACATCCGTATTTGTTCCGGTCTGGTCGAGTGCCCGGTACGCGCGAAATCGTCGCACACCCCAATTACATCGTGGTCTATCGCGTGCTTGCCGATTGCGTTGAAATCGTGAACGTAGTGCACGCATCACGCGAATATCCCTGA
- a CDS encoding antitoxin, giving the protein MKTKPLDPIVSEFATEEQAASYDRWFRAKVQASLDDPRPSVPHDEAMARIRATIDAAKRKQKRA; this is encoded by the coding sequence ATGAAGACCAAGCCGCTCGACCCGATCGTTTCCGAATTTGCCACGGAAGAACAGGCGGCCAGCTACGACCGCTGGTTCCGTGCCAAGGTACAGGCCAGCCTGGACGATCCGCGTCCGAGCGTTCCGCACGATGAAGCCATGGCTCGTATTCGTGCAACCATCGATGCCGCTAAACGAAAGCAGAAGCGCGCCTGA
- the istA gene encoding IS21 family transposase: MPTPRVAMRKIKECLRLKLECDLSHERIALALGLSKGVVSKYVKRATAAGLDWPGLSAMDDNAIAAQLCMSPPAVRGERAPIDLPWVHRELRRKGVTRQLLWQEYCDANAGRLTYQYTQFCQHLHDYTASLRRSMRQLHVAGEKLFIDYAGPTLGVVNPDTGELQRAHIFVAVLGASSFTYACATPGETQIDWLRGLTQTLAFFGGVPALVVPDNPRALITQPDRYEPVLNRATQVCAEHYGMAILPARPRRPQDKAKVEVGVQVVERWILARLRHPCFFTFSALNHAIADLLTDLNARPFKKLDGSRRSWFETIDRPALMPLPAQPYEPARFKPCKVNIDYHIEVDGHYYSVPHSLVRKTVEARITDTTVEILHAGQRIASHVRSPARGRHTTVADHMPAAHRAHREWSPGRFLHWADTIGAATRQLVEHLLTERPHPEMGYRSCLGLLALARQYGDDRLEAACARAWAIGSRTRKSVQSILHNKLDQHPLPSAIAQTDWVTPDHVNLRGPTYYRDPPTTH; the protein is encoded by the coding sequence ATGCCGACCCCGCGAGTAGCTATGCGCAAGATCAAAGAATGTCTTCGACTGAAGCTGGAGTGCGACCTCTCGCACGAACGCATCGCCTTGGCCTTGGGTCTGTCCAAGGGCGTGGTCAGCAAGTACGTGAAACGTGCCACGGCCGCCGGACTGGACTGGCCCGGCCTGTCCGCCATGGACGACAACGCGATTGCCGCCCAGCTGTGTATGTCACCACCCGCCGTGCGTGGCGAGCGGGCACCCATCGATCTGCCATGGGTGCATCGGGAGTTGCGCCGCAAAGGCGTCACGCGACAATTGTTGTGGCAGGAATACTGCGACGCGAACGCTGGCCGTCTCACGTACCAATACACCCAGTTTTGCCAGCACCTCCACGACTACACGGCCTCGCTGCGCCGTTCGATGCGTCAGTTGCACGTTGCCGGTGAAAAGCTGTTTATCGACTACGCCGGCCCCACCCTTGGCGTCGTCAACCCCGACACCGGCGAGCTGCAGCGAGCGCACATCTTCGTGGCCGTGCTGGGTGCGTCCAGTTTCACCTATGCCTGCGCCACACCGGGCGAAACGCAGATCGACTGGCTGCGCGGCTTGACGCAGACGTTGGCATTTTTTGGTGGCGTGCCGGCGCTGGTGGTACCTGACAATCCGCGCGCGCTGATCACCCAGCCGGATCGCTACGAGCCCGTGCTCAACCGTGCTACGCAGGTGTGTGCAGAGCATTACGGCATGGCGATCCTGCCGGCCCGCCCACGACGCCCGCAGGACAAGGCCAAGGTCGAGGTCGGCGTGCAGGTGGTCGAGCGCTGGATCCTCGCGCGCTTGCGCCATCCGTGCTTTTTTACCTTCAGCGCTCTCAATCACGCCATCGCCGACCTGCTGACGGACTTGAATGCACGGCCGTTCAAGAAGCTCGACGGCTCGCGCCGTTCGTGGTTCGAGACGATCGACCGTCCCGCCCTGATGCCCTTGCCGGCGCAACCCTATGAGCCGGCGCGCTTCAAGCCGTGCAAGGTCAACATCGATTACCACATCGAGGTCGATGGCCATTACTACAGCGTGCCGCATAGCCTGGTACGCAAGACCGTCGAGGCGCGCATCACCGACACCACCGTCGAGATCCTGCATGCCGGCCAGCGCATCGCCAGCCACGTCCGCTCCCCGGCGCGCGGACGCCACACCACCGTCGCCGACCACATGCCGGCCGCACATCGTGCGCATCGGGAATGGTCACCCGGTCGCTTCCTGCACTGGGCCGACACGATCGGCGCGGCAACCCGTCAGTTGGTCGAGCACCTGCTGACCGAGCGCCCGCATCCGGAGATGGGCTATCGCAGTTGCCTGGGGCTGCTGGCGCTCGCGCGCCAGTACGGCGACGACCGCCTGGAAGCGGCCTGCGCACGCGCGTGGGCGATCGGTTCGCGCACGCGCAAATCCGTGCAGTCGATCCTGCACAACAAGCTCGATCAACACCCCTTGCCCAGCGCCATCGCCCAAACCGACTGGGTCACACCCGACCACGTCAACCTGCGTGGCCCCACCTATTACCGCGATCCACCCACCACTCACTGA